Part of the Limihaloglobus sulfuriphilus genome is shown below.
TAACCGCTCCATAATTCTTCACTTGTTTATCAATATTATCATAATGTGAAACAAGTGAAGAACGGCTCTGATTGCGTCATACGCTATTGCCTGAATCTTAACTTTTTAATTCATTAGACAGGATTACAGGATTAACAGGATTTTTATTTAGTTATTTTTAATCTTGTAAATCATGTTAATCATGTCTAATTGGTTGTTCTTAACTTTTTTAATCTGCGATAATCTGCGTAATCTGCGGATTTCCTCAATTCGTAATTCGTAATTCTCACCGTTCCCACCACGTTCCGGGTTTGAGCTTCAAGCCGGCGAATGATTCATCGTCCGGCTCATACAGACCGTCAACATAGTAGAAAGTGCCGGAGTTCCTGATATCCACCATCAGCCCGCCAAGCAGGGCACCGTAAAAATCAGCCTGGTTATGCAGAAGAAGCAGCGCATCAGGGGCATAAATCGAGCCGACCATATCGCCGCTGTTCTTCAGCTCTATATAATCGCAGCTTGGCCCGCCTAATATCTTTAAAGAACTGGCGGCCAAACGTATCGATTCAGCAGTTCCGTTTACATCAAAGTTTTCGTTTAATATCGTCGCGCTGTTGTCAACTATCAGCGCTGACTTGAGATACAGTCGCAGCGCAGAATCCGTTCCAACGGCGAAGGTTGAGCTGTTTTTCAGCCTCAGAGTGTCCGCCATCACCATGGTAACATTACCCTCTACGACAATCTCTTCACTGTTGCCGGTTGAATAGCCCGGATAAGTTCCGCTCTCTGTTATGGTTATCTTGCCCGTGCTCGGATCCGGCGCCGGCCATGCACGCCAGGGAAGCAGCGGCACATCGACGTTGGGAAACTCTATCTTCTCATAGTTGGAGCTGATCGTGCCTGTTACGCCGGCGCCGCTGGCTAAAGATACAACCTCATCGGGGTTTGCTCCGGGGCCGACCACGATATCGCCGGGTACAACCACGCCGTTTTTCAATACTACGCTTTTTTTAACAATCGAATTCGTCGCCATTATCAGTCTCGCGGTAGAAGGCACTGTTCCCAGACTCGTATCAACGTGGAGTATGAACCCGTTTTTTGTACCGATACCGAACCACGGCCCGCGAAGCACCAGCAGGGCGTGGATATCCTTTGTCTCGCTGCCGCAGCTGCCCGAGGCCGCCAGCTCAAACTGCCTGAAGTGCTTATCCGTCTTGAGCTGAAAGCTGTACGAGGCGGGCTTGCTGCTGTTTCGCAGCGTGAACGTGTTGGAGCTGTACGTCCAGCCCTGCACACCTTCCAGGCTCGGGAACGGGTTAGTGTCGCCCAGCCCCAGCCATGCCGCGTTCGCCGTGGGCCAAAAACCGGTTATGCCCGCGGCAGCGACAGACGGCTCGCCCCAGCTCGGGCGGTAGTTGTCAAAAAGACCCGCGGTCGTGCCCTCATCATCCTCGAGAAGGCTCGTATTTCCTGTATCTCTGATATGGTACGACATCTCCATCGCCAGATCCAGCGCAGAGTCCGCCGCCATCGTCGCCACGGCACGGGCGGTATAGATATTGGCTATCATGCGGCCGCTCAGTGCTGCGCGGAGCATAGCCGCGCCGAGCACCAGCATAATTACCATAACGAGCACCACAAAGGGCATTATTATGCCCTTAAGCCGTTTTTTATTAAATTTTTTCGGTTCATTTTTCATTATATTCACCGTTATTTAATTAGGAATTAAGAATTAGGAATTAGGAATTGCGGAGTTCGCTTCGCTCACACTGTTATAATTCCGTATCTCTTAACTTTTTAAACCTTCGTAGGTCGATCCTTCCAGCCCGACACAAACGTAGCTCAACCGTCCTCGGTTGACATTGAAACGGCAAGCGGGGACGCTTGCCCTACATAGCTATTAACTTTTTATTAACCATGAAGTTATTGAAGAAATTGAAGTTTTTATTATATGTCTTCTTCATGTCCTTCATGCTCTTCATGGTAAATTCAAATCATGTTAATCATGTTAATCATGTCTATTTGATTACTTTTAGCTCTTAACTTTTTAAACTGAGCAAATTCGTGAATTTGTTCTACACCGCGGCATTTATCTATACTAACCGCTCCATAATTCTTCACTTGTTTATCAACATTATCAGAATGTGAAACAAGTGAAGAACGGCTCTGATTGCGTCATACGATATTTCTTAATTCTTAATTCTTAATTCCTAATTCCTAATTCTCAACTAATTATGCCGTATCCCTGCCCAGA
Proteins encoded:
- a CDS encoding DUF7305 domain-containing protein; amino-acid sequence: MKNEPKKFNKKRLKGIIMPFVVLVMVIMLVLGAAMLRAALSGRMIANIYTARAVATMAADSALDLAMEMSYHIRDTGNTSLLEDDEGTTAGLFDNYRPSWGEPSVAAAGITGFWPTANAAWLGLGDTNPFPSLEGVQGWTYSSNTFTLRNSSKPASYSFQLKTDKHFRQFELAASGSCGSETKDIHALLVLRGPWFGIGTKNGFILHVDTSLGTVPSTARLIMATNSIVKKSVVLKNGVVVPGDIVVGPGANPDEVVSLASGAGVTGTISSNYEKIEFPNVDVPLLPWRAWPAPDPSTGKITITESGTYPGYSTGNSEEIVVEGNVTMVMADTLRLKNSSTFAVGTDSALRLYLKSALIVDNSATILNENFDVNGTAESIRLAASSLKILGGPSCDYIELKNSGDMVGSIYAPDALLLLHNQADFYGALLGGLMVDIRNSGTFYYVDGLYEPDDESFAGLKLKPGTWWER